The DNA window CTTATTGATTACGATGTTGCCAGTGCCTGGGCGTAGGAATACGCGAGCACTTGAACTTTTACGACGACCTGTACCGTAGTATTGATTTGCCATGTTAGTGCTCCTTAAATGTCAAGAACCTGAGGCTGCTGCGCAGCGTGGTTGTGAGTGCTACCTGCGTAAACTTTAAGTTTACGGAACATTTCACGACCCAAAGGACCACGTGGTAACATACCTTTAACTGCTTTTTCGATAATCATTTCAGGCTTTGCAGCTTGAAGCTTAGCGAAGTTTACAGACTTAAGGCCACCTGGGTAACCAGAGTGAGCGTAGTACATTTTGTCTTCGAATTTATTACCTGTTACAGTAACTTTCTCAGCGTTGATAACGATGATGTAATCACCAGTATCTACGTGTGGAGTGTACTCAGCTTTATGCTTACCGCGAAGGCGACGAGCGATTTCAGTAGCAATACGACCTAAAGTTTTACCTTCAGCGTCAACTACGTACCAGTCACGTTTTACTGTTTCTGGTTTAGCAACAAACGTTTTCATTTATAAAAATCCAATGTTTCAATTAAAACCACAGGCAGAATTAACTGCCGCTCTACTATTGGTGCTTTAACCCCTTCGAGTTGAAGACTTTATACCCTGACGCCAGAGGCTAAACCGACGAAAGGAATAGAACGCAACGTGGCAGGCCGCGAATTATAGCAGCAGAAAAGACACCTGACTAGAGGCTGGTGCTTTTTTCCACATAAATTTCTCGAAGGGAATAAAAGGTTATGCGAGGTGTTCTCTCGCTAAATACTCTAACGATTGCATTTCCTGCAAACGGCTGATGCAACGTTTGAACTCAAAGCTCAAAGTACCCTGTGTATACAGGCTTTCAATCGGTGCTGCAGCAGAGATAATCAGTTTGACGTGGCGCTCGTAAAATTCATCAACTAACGCAATAAAACGTCTTGCAGCATCATCATTTTGCTGGCCCATTTGTTTCACATTAGAAATCAAAACGGTGTTATATAGGCGACTAATTTCCATATAATCAACTTGGCTTCTTGCCGTTTCACAGATTGAAGAAAAATCAAACAACACAACACCATCTGCTACTTTACGCGTTTTGATTAAACGTCCTTCAATTTCAATTGGCTCATCGAATGTGCCAGGCTCCGGCGCTAACTTATCAAAATATTCAAAGAGGTTTTTATCAGCCTGTTCATCCAATGGACTATGAAAAATCTCAGCTTGTTCTAAAGTTCGGAGCCGATAATCTATACCGGAATCAACATTCACGACTTCGGTGTTGGCATTCACAAGCTCGATAGCGGGCAGGAATCGTGCGCGCTGAAGGCCATTACGATATAGCTCATCTGGAATAATATTTGACGTCGCTACGAGAACAATTCCGCGTTTGAACAGCGCCTGCATTAAACCACCCAGTAACATTGCATCAGTGATGTCTTGAACGAAAAACTCATCAAAACAGATGATGTCCGTTTCCGATTTAAACTTATCCGCAACGATTTCCAGCGGATTTGTTACATCATGAAGCTGCTTTAATTCATCGTGAACTCGGTGCATAAAGCGGTGAAAATGAACTCGTAGCTTGCGCTCTGTTGGCAAACTTTCATAAAACGTATCAACTAAATAGGTCTTACCACGCCCCACGCCCCCCCAAAAGTAAAGCCCTTTTACTTTTGGCATGCTATCTTTACCTAATAGCCGGTCCAACCACGTAGGTTTGTACTCACTTGCGGCCAACAAGTCATCGTATAGACGTTGCAAATGCTTTACCGCATTCTCTTGAGCAGCGTCATATTGAAAATCATCGCGTTTGAGATCGTGTTGGTATTTTTGCCAAGGCGTCATAAGAAACGTATTTAAATTTGGTTGAATTGATAGCTATATCTTAACACGCATCCTGCTACAGCGTATATTAGCGCATGTGCGAATGTGGAAATTTGGTTTCTGTTTTTACAAGATTCAAACCAATAACTTAGGAGTATTTAAATGAACACAATTGCTTGGATTGGTTTAGTTGTTATTGTTGCCGCAGCGGCTTTCTCGCTTGGCGCAATGTTTACCAAGAAAAAGTTTAAACAGGATGAGCTCGAGCAACAAGCGAACGAAGCAAAAGCAGAGCTAGAACAGTTTCGTCAGGATGTTACGGATCATTTAGATAACACGCGCAAGCTGGTGTCGCGCATGCAAGACAACTACACTCAGTTGTTAAATCAAGTAGAAGAAACAAACCAACTTCTGCTGTCTGACAAGCAAGTCGTCAGCAGCGATCCATTCTTTTCAAAAGAAACAACGGAACAACTGCAAGCTTCCCTTAAAAAACGTCCAGAACGTCGTAGTGATCGCTCAAATGCCACTTCCCAGCCAACCGACTTCGTAGAGGGCAAATCAGGTATTTTTTCAGGAAATAGTTCAGAAAATGAGCAAATAAAAATTTCTTGATGAACTTTTTTTGACCCCATAGTCTTTAGGGATAGTGAACGTCTTAAATCATTTGTGCGACACACTATCCTTTTAACATTTTGATATCAAAATACTTAATGTTTAACCTAAACAAATTTTGAACGCAAAATGTTGGTTAATGTGTCCGCTTTAATAACGATTAATCTCTATTTGGAGCAGATCAAGACTATGAAAATGAAATTATCTGTACTTTCGGCAGCACTTCTCTCCGCAACAATGCTGCTAGGCCCAGTTTACGCAGAAGCGAAATTACCTATCGCGGTAGACGGACAAAATCTTCCTACGCTTGCGCCGATGCTTGAACGCGTCACGCCAGGTGTCGTCAGCATCCAAGTCTCTGGGGCGAAAGAAGTGCGCCGTCGTGTTGACCCGTTCGATTTCTTTTTTGGTAATCCACAACCACGAAGCCAAAAGCGACCGTTCAGTGGCTTAGGCTCAGGTGTGATCATTGATTCGGGCGAAGGTTATATCGTGACAAATAATCACGTCATTGAAGACGCAGAGAAAATTGTGGTGACTTTACAAGATGGACGCGAATTCGAGGCTAAATTAGTTGGTACGGACAAAGAGGCTGACATTGCGTTACTTGAAATTGATGCCGAAGACCTTACCGAAATCAAATTAGCCAACTCAGACAAACTGCGTGTCGGTGATTTCTCCGTTGCGATTGGTAACCCATTCGGCCTGAGTCACACCGTAACATCTGGAATTATCAGTGCACTTGGCCGCAGTGGTCTTAATATCGAAGGCTACGAAGACTTTATTCAAACAGATGCCGCAATAAACCAAGGAAATTCTGGTGGTGCATTAGTGAATCTCAATGGTGAGTTAATTGGAATTAACACTGCGATTCTAGGCGCATCAGGTGGCAACGTAGGCATCGGTTTCGCCATTCCATCCAACATGATGAAAAACTTAGTGGATCAGATCATTGAATATGGTCAAGTTCGCCGCGGTTCCTTAGGTCTTGCTGGCCGTACGCTCGATGCCGGTCTTGCTAAAGCACAAGGTATTGAAGTGAAGCAAGGTGCCTATGTCATGCAAGTCATGCCGGAAGGTGCGGCAAATGAAGCCGGGATCAAAGCCGGCGATGTAATCGTAAGTTTAAATGGTGATCCCATTGCGAGTTTCGAAGAATTACGAGGAAAAGTAGCAACGCATGGTGAAGGCAAAACGCTGAAAATGGGCATCCACCGTGATGGTAAGACAAAAGAAATCGACGTCACTTTGAAAGGCCAAAGCGAGAAGACGGCTGATGCACAACGAATTCACCCAGCGCTTCAAGGCGCAACTCTAGAAAGTGGTGAACGCGATGGTAACCAAGGCATTGTCGTTACCGCGGTCGAAGCTCGTTCAAATGCAGCCCGTGTTGGTTTGGAAGAAGGTGACGTTATCATGCAAGTCAACCGTCAACGCGTCACATCGGTGCGTGAAATGAGCAGCATTATTGATGATATCAAAGGCAACGTGGTACTTGGGATTAAACGTGGTAGAGATTCTGTCTTCTTATTAATTCAGTAAGAAAAACACGAGAAAAACACAGTGGTACTTGCCGCTGTGTTTTTTTTTGTGCCATCATAAACCCTCGACAACTATAAAAATGATTTTGATACGTGCTTAAATTCTTAAAGTTTCTTGTACCCCCGTTGTTTTTCGGACTTGCGATTGCATTTATCATTATTTTAGCGGTCCCTGAAATGCGTTCGAGCATTTTGCCCAACCTGTCTATCGCAGCGAAAATCAAAGCCAGTCATATGAGTTTTGCTGATGGGGTGAAAAAAGCGGCTCCTGCTGTTGTGACAATTTTCTCAGAAGGGGATGTCACCGAGCCTCGCTATAAAAGACAGAACAAGGTTCAAGAATTAGGTTCTGGCGTTATTATGACCTCTGATGGTTATATTCTAACCAATTATCACGTAGTGAATAATGCAGACCAAATCGTGGTTATTTTAACGGATGGGCGTACCTTTACAGATGCACAGCTCATTGGATTCGATCCTATCACTGATCTTGCGCTATTAAAGATAGACGCGAAACATTTACCCGTAATCCCTAAAGACGACGATTTTACTCCTGAAGTAGGCGATGTCGTATTAGCAATTGGTAACCCACTTAACATCGGGCAAACAATCACACAAGGCATTGTTTCAGCCACAGGAAAGCAAACTCTTACTGATAGTCCTTATAACAGCTTGTTGCAAATGGACGCTGCTGTAAACATGGGGAATTCGGGGGGTGCCTTAGTTAACTCAAATGGCATTTTAGTCGGTATTACCTCAGCGCAGTTTAGAGCTAGGTATAATATTGATATTCAAGGTATTTCTTTTGCTGTACCTTACGCGCTCGCGAAAGAAGTTATGGCAAAACTAATTAAAGATGGTAGGGTGATCCGTGGCTACTTGGGCTTTACAGGAAAGCCTGTCGATCAGTATGGCATTGAGATAACCGACCGCTACACGCCTGTATTTGGCATTCTGATCAACAACCTAGATCCACTGGGACCAGCTTGGCAAGCGGGTATGAAAGACAACGACATTATTGTGAAGATGGCGGGAAAATCCGTGACAACTCCTCAAGATGCACTTCACCTGATAGGAAATACACGCCCGGGCACAAAATTGAAGTTCGAAATTTATCGTGATGGTGCGTATCAAGAAGTCGAAGTGGAAGTCGCGGAGCTTGAAACTCGCATTTAAATAAAAACGCGGACTGGTTTCCGCGTTTTTATGTTTTCAGCTAAGACAATGACTATGCAGAACGTCGTTTAATCTTCGCCCCCAAGCGGCTAAGCTTATCTTCAATGCGCTGATAGCCTCGGTCTACATGATATATGCGGTCAACTACCGTTTCACCCTCAGCGACAATCCCCGTCAAAATCAGACTTGCTGACGCACGCAAATCAGTGGCCATCACTTGCGCACCAGTCAGGCGATCAGTATCACCACAAATCGCCGTATTGCCTTCAAGTCGAATATTAGCCCCCATACGCTGCAGCTCGGGAACGTGCATAAAACGATTCTCAAAAATCGTTTCAGTGATCGTCGCACTGCCCTTTGCTACCACATTTAACGCCGTAAATTGTGCCTGCATATCTGTTGGGAAACCAGGATGCGGCATGGTCTTAATATTAACCGCTTTCAATTCGCGACCGCGCATATCAAGATAAATTGACGAGTCAGTTAATTCAATAAACGCATTTGCCGCTCTAAGTTTCTCAATTACCGGCTCTAGGCTGTGGTAATCCGTTTCACGGCACAATACTTCACCACCGCTCATCGCCGCAGCAACGAGGAAAGTCCCAGTTTCAATACGATCAGGCAAGATACGGTGTTCGCAACCCGAGAGCGACTCTACGCCATCAATAGTGATGCATTTCGTACCAGCTCCTGAGATTTTCGCACCCATTGCAATGAGGCAATTTGCCAAATCAACAACTTCAGGCTCTTGAGCTGCATTCTCTAAAACGGTACGGCCATCCGCCAAAGCAGCCGCCATGAGCAAGTTTTCAGTAGCGCCGACACTGACCATATCCATAAAGATTTCTGCGCCTTTTAATCTGCCCGCTGACTTTGCATGGATATAGCCATTCTCAACTCGAATGTCAGCCCCCATTCTTGCCAGACCTTGAATATGGAGGTCGACAGGTCTCGCGCCAATTGCGCAGCCACCTGGCAAAGAGACTTGAGCTTGACCAAAACGAGCTAACAATGGCCCAAGAGCAAGGACAGATGCGCGCATTTGCTTTACTAGTTCGTAAGGTGCTAAGACACTATTGACCGTACTACCATCAACTAATAGTGCATCCCCTTGCCATGAAACTTCTGCACCCAGTGTACGTAATAATGCCTCTGTGGTTGAGATATCACGAAGCTGAGGTACATTCAGAAAAGTACTCTTGCCGTTGGCAAGCAATGAGGCGAATAAAATAGGTAAGGCGGCGTTTTTCGCGCCGGAGATTGTTACTTCTCCGGCTAACGTAGTGCCACCTTGGATAACAAACTGATCCATAGCGGCTCCAATTATTGAGGAAGGATAAACTTACGTTCTCTTTGCCACTCTGTTGGCGTATACGCTTTGATACTGACCGCGTGGATGGTGCCATCAGCAATTGTTTGCATTAGTGGGCCATAAACCAATTGTTGTTTTTTAACTCGGCTTAAACCGTCAAAACATTCACCAACTGCGATTACTTCATAGTGGTTGCCATTCGCTTTTACGATGACTTCTGACAAAGCCAGTTTTTCACGAAGCAACGCTTCAACTTGGGTAGTTTCCATTAGACTCACTCAAATAGATTGCTAACCTGACCCAATTCCATCAAATTAAGTAACTGGTCAGGTTTATTGATTAGCTCGAGACGACAGTCTCGCTTCTTTAATTCACTCAATGTGTGAATTAACCAAGCTAATCCCGCTGTGTCAACCCTAGACACCTCAGAAAGGTCTAATTTAAGTGTTGTTTGGACATTTTGTAGCAGTTGGTTAAGAAGCCGTTCATTCCCGAGGCTATTTCGAGTCATCTCGCCAACCAACTGCCAATGGCCTTCATTCATTGATTTGAGCTGCAGCTCATTCATCGCTGTTCTTACCTCGAAACTGAACTGGTAATTTACTTTTCTTGTCAAGAAGCTCAATAACGTACTCAATTCCCTGTTGACGTAAAATGCCATGGAGCTCTGTTTGCTTCGCGTCTAACAAGCTAATACCTTCCGCTATCATGTCGTACGCTCGCCACTCATTGTCTTTGTCTCGGCGCACTTTGAAATCAATGCTTATGTCGGGTTTGCCTGATTCCACAATACGTGTACGTACAATCGCAATGTCGTCGCCAGCAAAATCGCGATCTTGAGAAAACTCGACTTTTTGATTTGTGTATTGAGTAAATACTCCAGCGTAGGTCGCAACAAGGTAATGCTTGAACACTTCAATGAACGTTTTGATGTTTTCAACCGCTCGCTTTTTCTCTTCAGGATCCTCAATCGCGCGCACTTTTTGAATGTAGCTACCCAACACACGATACGCCGCGTATTTGTAATCAATATAAGGTAGAAGTTCTTCTTCAACAATAACGCGAAGGTGCTCTTTGTTTTTCACAATAATTGGTTGCTCAGCAGTCACTCGTTTAAATGTGTTGTCTGCAACTTCTTGAACCATTTTAAATGGATCTTTTGTGTCTACTTCAGCATGTGCAGTAGAAAACAGACACACTGAAACAAACAGCATTGTTAAAATTCGTTTCAACATGGGTTATTCACCCCCTGATTAAATAGGAATTGACCTATCAACTCTTCTAATACTAACGCAGACTTAGTATCTGTAACACGATCGCCATTTTTAAGCGCCTTGCTTTCAACACCAAACAGCGAATCAAGATCGTCCGATTCTTGCTTTACTTCGTTTCCTAAACAAGCTTGTTGGGACGAATTAGATGCAATCACAGGCGACAACCCTAGATATTGCTCGCCCAGGATACCTGACGTTAAGATTGATACATTGGTTGTGTCAGCAAACTTACATTCGTACTGTTTATCGATAGCCATGTTTACAACAGGCACGAATTCAACCGGATCTACGTAGATCCCATCAACTCGACCAATCACAACACCACCTACTTTGATTGGCGCACGCACTTTCAAAGAGCCGATGTTGTCAAACTTCGCGTGTAGGCCGAAAGTTTCGTTGCTACCGCCAATCCCTGCATTTGCTACTTTTAATGCCAGCATCGTAAATGCAGCAATCCCTAAGAAAACAAACACACCAACTAAAATTTCAATTTTCCGTGAATTCATATCTCAACCTAATTAGTTCGAAAACATCACTGCGGTTAATACAAAGTCTAAACCGAGTACTGCAAGTGATGAATGCACAACGGTTTCCGTTGTTGCTTTACTGATCCCTTCAGACGTTGGGATACAATCATGTCCTTTATAAAGTGCTATCCAAGTCACGACCAAAGCAAATACAAAACTCTTAATAAGACCGTTTAAAATGTCTTTTTCTAACGACACTTGCGCTTGCATAATTGACCAAAAACTACCTGTATCAATACCTAGCCAATCTACCCCAACCAAATGCGCACCTAGGATTGCCACGGCTGAAAAGATAAGCGCGAGTAACGGCATACTGATAAAACCAGCCCAAAAGCGAGGAGCGATAACGCGTTTCAAGGGATCAACGGCCATCATCTCTAAACTTGAGAGTTGCTCAGTCGCTTTCATCAAGCCTATCTCGGCTGTCAATGCACTGCCTGCTCGTCCGGCAAACAACAAAGCGGTCACAACAGGCCCTAATTCTCGCAGCAAACTAAGCGCAACTAAAGGACCTAGACTGTCTTCCGCACCATAATCAACGAGTACGGTGTAACCTTGTAGCGCCAGGACCATACCAATAAAGAGGCCTGACACCATGATAATTAACAATGATTGGTGGCCAACCATGTAAAGTTGACGAACCAGCAACGGCGTCCCTTTGCGAACATTCGGCACATTAAAAAGCGCGCCAAGTAGCATTTGAGTTGCACGTCCGATTGCAGCAAAGCGCTCTAACGTTTTTTGGCCTAACGCTTGAAACAATGAAATCATCTTGCGCTCCCGGACAGCAATTCATCTTCGTAAGGCTCAGCACGGAAGTGAAATGGTACAGGACCATCTGCAAGACCTTGCAAAAACTGTTGCACTAGCGGTGATTCATGCTTCAACATCTCTTCAGGTGTTCCCTCTCCAATAACGCCTTGTTCCGCAATAATCACAATGTGATCGGCTATACTCATCACTTCGGTTACATCGTGCGTAACGATTAATGAAGAAAGTCCTAACACTTCGTTAAGTGATTTGATTAAACGAACTAACACGCCCATCGAAATAGGATCTTGGCCGGCAAAGGGCTCATCGTACATAATAAGTTCAGGGTCAAGCGCGATAGCACGTGCTAAAGCCGCCCTTCTCGCCATACCACCAGAAAGTTCTGCGGGCATTAACGATTGTGCACCGCGCAAACCCACAGCTTGTAATTTCATAAGCACGATTAATCGGATAAGCGATTCGCTAAGTTGAGTGTGTTCACGTAAAGGAAACGCGACATTGTCGAAAACCGACATATCTGTAAACAACGCGCCACTTTGGAAAAGCATACTCATCTTAGTACGAGTTTGGTACAGCTCAGAGCGAGACATTGCTGGGATGCTGTTCCCTTCGAAGAGAATGTCACCGTTGTCCGGTTTCAATTGCCCGCCGATTAACCGCAACATCGTCGTTTTACCTATTCCACTCGGGCCCATAATCGCTGTTATTTTGCCTTTTGGAACAGTGAAGCTCATATTTTCGTAAATCGTCCGATCACCGCGCGAAAAAGTAAGTCCCTTGACTTCGACTATAGCTTTAGACAACTCGCGCTCCATGTGTGATTCCTCAATATTCGCCCATCATACGTTTTTTAAATTATGTTGGGAAAAGAGAATTCGTAAAATTTTGTAATCTTGAATAATCGTTCAATTATACGATAGACCCCTGTTTAAATGCAAACTAGCACATCGCAATTGCTTATACATTTACGCGCTAATTTGTTACTATTTATTGCATTACCAATAGCTGTAGTTACCCACAATCTATGCTGACTTCTTTTGCAATCCTATTTCTAGGTCTTGCCGCACTTGTTTGGAGTGCTGATCGATTCGTCTTTGGTGCCGCAGCACTTGCCAAAAATTTTGGTGTTCCTTCTTTGATCATTGGCCTGACTATTGTTGCGATGGGTTCATCAGCTCCTGAAATGATGGTAGCAGCTCAAGCTGCACTTGCTGGAAAAACAGATACAGCAGTCGGAAACGTGGTCGGTTCGAATATCACTAACGTTCTTTTAGTCCTCGGTGCTACGGCCTTAATTCGCCCTTTGGCGGTCAGCTCTGGCATTCTGAGACGTGAAATGCCAATTCTAATCATTGTTTCGCTCAGTGCTTGGTACATTTTCCATGATAATTATTTCAGCTTTCACGAAGCGGTCGTGCTTATGATAGGCTTTGTGATGTTTATCTTCGGTCTCATTTACATCACGAAAAACAACACCGACAACGAAGACCCTCTGGTAAGCGAAACGTGTGACGAAATTCCGGAGGGGGTCAAAACCTCTAAAGCGGTATTCTGGCTGATTATTGGTATGATTATGTTGCCGGTAAGTTCTGGATACTTAGTCGATGCGGCTGTGGATATTGCCAAATACTTTGGCATGAGCGATTTACTTATAGGGTTAACAATAATTGCGATTGGCACGAGTTTGCCAGAACTTGCAGCCTCCATCGCTGGTGCAATGAAAAATGAAGACGACCTCGCGCTTGGTAATATTATTGGTTCCAATATTTTTAATATTCTCGCCGTCCTCTCTATTGGTGGTTTGATTCACCCTGCAACCATTGATAGCGCAGTATCCAGCAGAGATATTTACGTCATGCTCGCAGCTGCATTGATTTTAGTCGTAATGAGCCTAAATATAAAAGGCATGCGACGTATAAACCGTTTAGAAGGCGGTGTATTGGTTGTTGCGTTTTTCGCATATCTTTATTTTATTATTTAGTTTTTGGGTAAGGCATGTCAGAAACCAACTTTATCTCAAGTGCACAACGCGTCATCGATATCGAACGACAAGCTATCTCGGAAATAAAACAGTATGTTGATGTCAACTTCGACACGGCATGCCAAACCATGTTTGATTGCCAAGGCAGGATCATTGTCGTCGGAATGGGAAAATCCGGTCATGTAGGTAATAAAATTGCTGCTACGCTTGCGTCAACGGGTACACCCGCTTTCTTTGTACACCCTGGTGAAGCGAGTCATGGCGACTTAGGCATGATCACTAAAGACGATGTTGTTTTGCTTATTTCCAACTCAGGAGAAACTAGCGAAATCCTCAACATAGTTCCTGTCATAAAACGAATAGGTGCATACATTATCGCTATGACAGGGAATGCCCAATCTTCGATGGCTAAGCTTGCTAATTGTCATATCCAAGTCACCGTTTCTCAAGAGGCGTGCCCATTAGGGCTCGCGCCTACTGCAAGTACAACCGCGACCCTCGTCATGGGCGACGCACTAGCCGTCGCTCTGCTCGAAGCAAGAGGTTTTACCGCGGATGATTTTGCGCTGTCACACCCTGGTGGAAGTCTGGGCCGCCGTTTACTTCTTACACTTGATGACATCATGCATAAAGAAACTCAGGTACCAAGAGTTGAACTTAATCAAACGGTCACAGCTGCCCTTTTTGAAATTTCAGCTAAAGGCCTCGGCATGACCTCTGTCGTCGATGGTTTTGGCCGCATGGTTGGGATTTTCACTGACGGCGATCTACGTCGTATTATTGAACAACGCATTGACATCCATTCGACCACGATTGAAAACGTCATGACACGAAAATGCACCACCGCGAATCCAGAAATGCTCGCTGCCGAAGCGCTAAATATCATGGAAAGAAAACGCATTAACGGTCTTATTGTCGTTGATAGTCAAAACCGTCCAATTGGTGCACTTAATATGCAAGATTTACTCAAAGCGGGAGTGCTTTAACCATGCAGTTTGCAGAACTATACCAACCTGTTAGCGATGTAGTGTTCAACAAAGCCAAGAAAATCAAATTACTAATCTGTGATATTGATGGTGTATTCTCAGATGGTCGCATCTATTTGGGTAATCATGGTGAAGAACTTAAAGCATTCAACACGAAAGATGGCTTCGGCATCAAAGCCTTGATCCAATCAGGCGTAGAAGTGGCTGTTATCACTGGTCGACATTCACAAATAGTTCAGCAACGCATGACTAGTTTAACCGTAAAGTATATTTATCAAGGTCAAGAAGACAAACTGATTGCTTATGCTGATTTGAAGGCAAAACTGGGGTTGGTCGATGACGAAATTGCTTATATAGGTGATGATTCGCCAGATATGCCAGTAATGGAAAAGGTTGGGTTTGCAGTTGCGGTAAATGATGCACATCCAATCATTCGGCATTTATCACATTACACAACATTGTTACCTGGTGGATATGGCGCAGTTAGAGAACTGACCGATTTAATTATGTTGAGTCAAAATAAGCCATTAGGTTATCAAGGAACCAGTGCATGAGTCATTCACGTGCCTTGCTGCTCGTCGTTTTTCTAGCGGTCATGGTGTGGCTTTGGGCCCCCTACCTATCAAACGAGCAAGCAGCTCAAGATGATAGACAAGATGTCCTAGCGCAGCCTGACTACATTGCCATGGACTTAAGACAGTCGATGTACAACAATGAAGGACAGCTGACTCATACAGTAAATGCGATAAAAGTTGAAATGTTTCAGGAGCTTGGCTTCTCTCACTTTCAATCGCCGACATTCACCTTGTATAACCAGCAACAGAATTGGCAACTCACAGCAAATGAAGCAACGCTGTATGAAAACAATACCCTAATTTTGGAAGGGGATGTTGTTGCCACAAATATGGACAACACGAGCATGATTAGCCACATAAACGCTGCTCATATTCGTGTTGATATAACGAATAAAAAAATGCTTTCGGAACAACCCGTTGTTGTGTCTGGTCCAAATTTAACGATCACCGGCCAAGGTTTATTGGCGGATCTCAAAACCGACACAATTGAACTTAATAACCATACACGAACGATTTACTATGAAAAATAAGCCTTTGATAACGCTGATCGCGGTTTTAATGAGCACATCGGTTTTTGCTGTGACAATGCCGCTTGAACCTGTGTCGATCGTCGCTGAAAAACAA is part of the Pseudoalteromonas xiamenensis genome and encodes:
- a CDS encoding BolA family protein, which gives rise to METTQVEALLREKLALSEVIVKANGNHYEVIAVGECFDGLSRVKKQQLVYGPLMQTIADGTIHAVSIKAYTPTEWQRERKFILPQ
- a CDS encoding trypsin-like peptidase domain-containing protein, giving the protein MLKFLKFLVPPLFFGLAIAFIIILAVPEMRSSILPNLSIAAKIKASHMSFADGVKKAAPAVVTIFSEGDVTEPRYKRQNKVQELGSGVIMTSDGYILTNYHVVNNADQIVVILTDGRTFTDAQLIGFDPITDLALLKIDAKHLPVIPKDDDFTPEVGDVVLAIGNPLNIGQTITQGIVSATGKQTLTDSPYNSLLQMDAAVNMGNSGGALVNSNGILVGITSAQFRARYNIDIQGISFAVPYALAKEVMAKLIKDGRVIRGYLGFTGKPVDQYGIEITDRYTPVFGILINNLDPLGPAWQAGMKDNDIIVKMAGKSVTTPQDALHLIGNTRPGTKLKFEIYRDGAYQEVEVEVAELETRI
- a CDS encoding Do family serine endopeptidase, producing MKMKLSVLSAALLSATMLLGPVYAEAKLPIAVDGQNLPTLAPMLERVTPGVVSIQVSGAKEVRRRVDPFDFFFGNPQPRSQKRPFSGLGSGVIIDSGEGYIVTNNHVIEDAEKIVVTLQDGREFEAKLVGTDKEADIALLEIDAEDLTEIKLANSDKLRVGDFSVAIGNPFGLSHTVTSGIISALGRSGLNIEGYEDFIQTDAAINQGNSGGALVNLNGELIGINTAILGASGGNVGIGFAIPSNMMKNLVDQIIEYGQVRRGSLGLAGRTLDAGLAKAQGIEVKQGAYVMQVMPEGAANEAGIKAGDVIVSLNGDPIASFEELRGKVATHGEGKTLKMGIHRDGKTKEIDVTLKGQSEKTADAQRIHPALQGATLESGERDGNQGIVVTAVEARSNAARVGLEEGDVIMQVNRQRVTSVREMSSIIDDIKGNVVLGIKRGRDSVFLLIQ
- a CDS encoding MlaC/ttg2D family ABC transporter substrate-binding protein; this encodes MLKRILTMLFVSVCLFSTAHAEVDTKDPFKMVQEVADNTFKRVTAEQPIIVKNKEHLRVIVEEELLPYIDYKYAAYRVLGSYIQKVRAIEDPEEKKRAVENIKTFIEVFKHYLVATYAGVFTQYTNQKVEFSQDRDFAGDDIAIVRTRIVESGKPDISIDFKVRRDKDNEWRAYDMIAEGISLLDAKQTELHGILRQQGIEYVIELLDKKSKLPVQFRGKNSDE
- a CDS encoding STAS domain-containing protein encodes the protein MNELQLKSMNEGHWQLVGEMTRNSLGNERLLNQLLQNVQTTLKLDLSEVSRVDTAGLAWLIHTLSELKKRDCRLELINKPDQLLNLMELGQVSNLFE
- a CDS encoding YhcB family protein, whose product is MNTIAWIGLVVIVAAAAFSLGAMFTKKKFKQDELEQQANEAKAELEQFRQDVTDHLDNTRKLVSRMQDNYTQLLNQVEETNQLLLSDKQVVSSDPFFSKETTEQLQASLKKRPERRSDRSNATSQPTDFVEGKSGIFSGNSSENEQIKIS
- the murA gene encoding UDP-N-acetylglucosamine 1-carboxyvinyltransferase, producing MDQFVIQGGTTLAGEVTISGAKNAALPILFASLLANGKSTFLNVPQLRDISTTEALLRTLGAEVSWQGDALLVDGSTVNSVLAPYELVKQMRASVLALGPLLARFGQAQVSLPGGCAIGARPVDLHIQGLARMGADIRVENGYIHAKSAGRLKGAEIFMDMVSVGATENLLMAAALADGRTVLENAAQEPEVVDLANCLIAMGAKISGAGTKCITIDGVESLSGCEHRILPDRIETGTFLVAAAMSGGEVLCRETDYHSLEPVIEKLRAANAFIELTDSSIYLDMRGRELKAVNIKTMPHPGFPTDMQAQFTALNVVAKGSATITETIFENRFMHVPELQRMGANIRLEGNTAICGDTDRLTGAQVMATDLRASASLILTGIVAEGETVVDRIYHVDRGYQRIEDKLSRLGAKIKRRSA
- the rplM gene encoding 50S ribosomal protein L13 codes for the protein MKTFVAKPETVKRDWYVVDAEGKTLGRIATEIARRLRGKHKAEYTPHVDTGDYIIVINAEKVTVTGNKFEDKMYYAHSGYPGGLKSVNFAKLQAAKPEMIIEKAVKGMLPRGPLGREMFRKLKVYAGSTHNHAAQQPQVLDI
- the zapE gene encoding cell division protein ZapE; its protein translation is MTPWQKYQHDLKRDDFQYDAAQENAVKHLQRLYDDLLAASEYKPTWLDRLLGKDSMPKVKGLYFWGGVGRGKTYLVDTFYESLPTERKLRVHFHRFMHRVHDELKQLHDVTNPLEIVADKFKSETDIICFDEFFVQDITDAMLLGGLMQALFKRGIVLVATSNIIPDELYRNGLQRARFLPAIELVNANTEVVNVDSGIDYRLRTLEQAEIFHSPLDEQADKNLFEYFDKLAPEPGTFDEPIEIEGRLIKTRKVADGVVLFDFSSICETARSQVDYMEISRLYNTVLISNVKQMGQQNDDAARRFIALVDEFYERHVKLIISAAAPIESLYTQGTLSFEFKRCISRLQEMQSLEYLAREHLA